The following proteins are co-located in the Oncorhynchus gorbuscha isolate QuinsamMale2020 ecotype Even-year linkage group LG22, OgorEven_v1.0, whole genome shotgun sequence genome:
- the LOC124009826 gene encoding secretogranin-2-like yields MLSLPKLSTGKTVVLACLLHACASLPRHHRLRGGESEDRQPAAYPPSSDMIKALEYIESLKQRTDGGREREEPTRDYDEVEKFHILLQLASLQDKGAPERQSPSPTQREQDIPTEQLVRALLRTLQEQPASPLRPVPVVPGNERHTHRYQSVNTGSPVNAPAYGGFPRPHKKYPLMFEDEENRDSAKRATEDLDEQYTPRSLANLRSIFEELEKLSTSTGQKRGIFDDDDDDDEFSLRNLAYEDVAGGEEWIPLEEQVETEEVVNGSHEEFDRALEQNYDEDEEEEGNGMQVQRRASQDKEDPEDDTKLVDYYLLKILEMSEHETAKRQAGEQKHRVIRHPLVDPQALNELLEISLKLHIPPEDLIDMLITEEIRKLERHPQASSRYRTKPKIRYYSRRLPVKNAPEDMDEEDFLKIIEMETISNDYPVSRRPLKSVSVPARVSAPPAPVRVSAPAPPPKIPAQSGRRENLFMSELNKMPFRREADDDDEADEDEITTFLAAKILTEYPSTISKRDTQSQANGQFPYELYEQAMKDYFDQADSEKAGMLTKRDSVANEEVVESTETQVKDEVTPETAAPESEKEEEKEHRGKPFAGM; encoded by the coding sequence ATGCTGTCACTCCCCAAGCTATCCACCGGGAAAACTGTTGTTCTCGCCTGCCTCCTCCATGCGTGCGCGTCCCTCCCCCGCCATCACAGGCTCAGAGGCGGGGAGTCCGAGGACCGGCAACCCGCTGCATACCCGCCCAGCTCAGACATGATCAAAGCCCTGGAGTACATCGAGAGCCTGAAGCAGCGGACAgatgggggcagagagagagaggagccaacAAGAGACTATGATGAGGTCGAAAAGTTCCACATTCTCCTCCAACTCGCCTCTCTCCAGGACAAAGGTGCACCCGAAAGGCAGTCTCCCTCgccgacccagagagagcaaGACATCCCGACTGAGCAGCTGGTGAGAGCCTTGCTCAGGACCCTCCAGGAGCAGCCCGCTAGTCCCCTCAGACCCGTTCCCGTGGTGCCGGGGAACGAACGTCACACGCACAGGTACCAATCGGTGAACACAGGCAGCCCCGTAAACGCACCTGCCTACGGTGGCTTCCCGAGGCCACACAAGAAGTACCCGCTGATGTTCGAGGACGAGGAGAATAGGGACAGCGCCAAGCGCGCTACGGAGGACCTGGACGAACAATACACTCCTCGGAGCCTTGCCAACCTGCGCTCCATCTTCGAAGAGCTGGAGAAACTATCCACATCCACCGGCCAGAAGCGCGGAAtctttgatgatgatgatgatgatgatgaattcAGTCTGAGGAACCTGGCCTACGAGGATGTGGCGGGCGGGGAGGAGTGGATTCCTTTAGAGGAGCAGGTCGAGACGGAGGAAGTGGTAAACGGGAGCCACGAGGAGTTCGACAGGGCACTGGAGCAGAACTATGacgaggatgaagaggaggaaggcaATGGAATGCAGGTGCAGCGCAGAGCCAGCCAGGACAAAGAGGACCCAGAGGACGATACTAAACTAGTGGATTATTACCTGTTGAAGATACTGGAGATGAGTGAACATGAGACAGCCAAGAGGCAAGCTGGAGAGCAAAAACATAGAGTGATTCGCCACCCCCTGGTCGACCCCCAGGCTCTGAACGAGCTGTTAGAGATCTCCCTCAAGCTCCACATCCCCCCGGAGGACCTCATCGATATGCTGATCACCGAGGAGATCAGAAAACTAGAACGTCACCCGCAAGCCTCTTCCCGCTACAGGACCAAACCGAAAATCAGATACTACAGCCGGAGACTGCCAGTCAAAAACGCTCCTGAGGACATGGACGAGGAAGACTTCTTGAAAATCATTGAAATGGAAACCATCAGCAACGACTATCCTGTGAGTCGGAGGCCGCTCAAAAGTGTCTCTGTCCCGGCCAGGGTTTCAGCACCACCCGCCCCGGTGAGAGTTTCAGCACCAGCACCTCCTCCAAAAATCCCAGCTCAGTCCGGCCGAAGGGAAAACTTATTTATGTCGGAGCTCAACAAGATGCCTTTTAGGAGAGAAGCCGATGACGATGACGAGGCGGACGAAGACGAGATAACAACCTTTCTGGCGGCCAAAATATTAACGGAGTACCCTAGCACGATCAGCAAACGCGACACCCAATCTCAGGCGAACGGACAGTTTCCTTATGAGCTATACGAACAAGCCATGAAAGATTACTTTGACCAAGCGGACAGTGAGAAAGCAGGTATGCTGACAAAGAGAGATTCAGTAGCTAACGAGGAGGTAGTGGAGTCCACTGAGACGCAGGTGAAAGATGAGGTAACGCCAGAGACCGCGGCTCCAGAGTCCGAGAAAGAGGAGGAAAAGGAGCATCGCGGAAAACCGTTTGCTGGAATGTAA